In Pongo abelii isolate AG06213 chromosome X, NHGRI_mPonAbe1-v2.0_pri, whole genome shotgun sequence, one DNA window encodes the following:
- the SPIN4 gene encoding spindlin-4: protein MSPPTVPPMGVDGVSAYLMKKRHTHRKQRRKPTFLTRRNIVGCRIQHGWKEGNEPVEQWKGTVLEQVSVKPTLYIIKYDGKDSVYGLELHRDKRVLALEILPERVPTPRIDSRLADSLIGKAVEHVFEGEHGTKDEWKGMVLARAPVMDTWFYITYEKDPVLYMYTLLDDYKDGDLRIIPDSNYYFPTAEQEPGEVVDSLVGKQVEHAKDDGSKRTGIFIHQVVAKPSVYFIKFDDDIHIYVYGLVKTP, encoded by the coding sequence ATGTCTCCTCCAACCGTGCCTCCAATGGGGGTAGATGGCGTGTCCGCATACCTGATGAAGAAAAGGCACACCCACAGGAAGCAACGGCGCAAGCCCACTTTCCTCACTCGTAGGAACATCGTGGGCTGCCGCATTCAACACGGCTGGAAGGAAGGCAACGAGCCAGTGGAGCAGTGGAAGGGTACTGTGCTCGAGCAGGTTTCCGTGAAGCCCACTCTTTACATCATTAAATATGATGGCAAAGATAGTGTGTATGGACTAGAACTGCACCGCGATAAGAGAGTTTTAGCGCTAGAGATCCTTCCTGAGAGAGTGCCAACTCCTCGTATCGATTCACGACTGGCAGATTCCCTGATTGGCAAGGCAGTGGAGCATGTGTTTGAAGGAGAACATGGTACCAAGGATGAATGGAAGGGTATGGTCCTGGCGCGAGCTCCTGTGATGGATACTTGGTTTTACATCACCTACGAGAAAGATCCTGTTCTCTATATGTACACGCTGCTTGATGACTACAAAGATGGTGACTTACGCATTATTCCAGATTCCAACTACTATTTCCCTACAGCAGAACAGGAGCCTGGAGAGGTGGTCGACAGTCTCGTGGGCAAGCAGGTGGAGCATGCCAAAGATGACGGGTCCAAGAGAACTGGCATTTTTATACATCAAGTGGTGGCGAAGCCATCTGTCTACTTCATTAAGTTTGATGATGATATTCACATTTATGTCTATGGTTTGGTGAAAACTCCTTAA